The following proteins are encoded in a genomic region of Desulfurellaceae bacterium:
- the gcvPB gene encoding aminomethyl-transferring glycine dehydrogenase subunit GcvPB — MPQRSDLPRVPQTAPAGQHSAGPPKRAVLNEPLITERGSPGRVGYSLPADDIPARDSAQDLPPELCRADLEDFPEVSEGEVVRHFTRLSQWNFSAATTLYPLGSCTMKYNPIVNEVVARLPGFAQLHPLMPAAYAQGALELIARLEHGLAEISGMDAISLQPAAGAQGELTGMKLIRAYHVEQGQPRKKVLIPGSAHGTNPASAALCGYAVVEVPAGPAGTLEAATLEQYMDDEVAALMVTNPNTLGLFERDIVQIAELVHAQGGLVYMDGANLNALMGVAKPGHMGADVIQFNLHKTFSTPHGGGGPGAGPVGVKKILEPYLPLPRVVAEGTGYRWSEDFPRSIGRVRSFFGNFGILVRAYAYILAMGGDGLSQATRMAVLNANYLRKRLESAYQLASDSPCLHECVFSDRSFQHTGVKTLDIAKRLLDYGFYAPTIYFPLVVSGALMMEPTETETKETLDAFADALLAIAQEAQDEPEALKAAPASTPVGRLDETRAARRPVLAWRRQP, encoded by the coding sequence ATGCCACAGCGCTCCGATTTGCCGCGCGTCCCACAAACCGCCCCTGCCGGGCAGCATTCGGCCGGTCCGCCCAAGCGCGCCGTGCTGAATGAACCGCTGATCACCGAGCGGGGCTCGCCCGGGCGCGTCGGCTATTCTCTGCCCGCCGACGATATCCCGGCCCGCGATAGCGCTCAGGATCTGCCACCCGAGCTGTGTCGGGCCGATCTTGAGGATTTCCCCGAGGTCAGCGAGGGCGAGGTGGTCCGCCATTTTACCCGGCTGTCGCAGTGGAATTTCAGCGCCGCGACCACCCTGTATCCGCTCGGCTCGTGTACCATGAAGTACAATCCGATCGTGAATGAGGTAGTGGCCCGCCTGCCGGGCTTTGCCCAGCTCCATCCGCTCATGCCGGCCGCGTACGCCCAGGGCGCCCTGGAGCTGATCGCCCGTCTCGAACACGGCCTGGCCGAAATCAGCGGCATGGACGCGATCAGCCTCCAGCCTGCGGCCGGAGCCCAGGGCGAGCTGACCGGCATGAAGCTCATTCGGGCCTACCATGTCGAGCAGGGCCAGCCGCGCAAGAAGGTGCTGATTCCGGGCAGCGCCCACGGCACCAACCCGGCGTCTGCCGCGCTGTGCGGCTATGCGGTGGTTGAGGTGCCGGCCGGTCCGGCCGGCACGCTCGAAGCGGCCACCCTCGAACAGTACATGGATGACGAAGTCGCCGCCCTGATGGTCACCAACCCCAACACCCTGGGACTGTTCGAGCGGGACATCGTCCAGATTGCCGAGTTGGTCCACGCCCAGGGCGGCCTGGTCTACATGGACGGGGCAAATCTGAACGCGCTGATGGGGGTGGCAAAGCCGGGCCACATGGGCGCCGACGTGATCCAGTTCAATCTGCATAAGACGTTTTCGACTCCGCACGGCGGAGGCGGGCCGGGGGCGGGCCCGGTCGGGGTCAAAAAAATCCTCGAGCCGTATTTGCCGCTGCCGCGCGTGGTGGCCGAGGGGACGGGCTATCGCTGGAGTGAGGATTTCCCGCGCTCAATCGGCCGGGTGCGGTCCTTTTTCGGAAATTTCGGAATCCTGGTCCGCGCCTATGCCTACATCCTGGCTATGGGCGGCGACGGGCTCAGCCAGGCCACCCGGATGGCCGTCCTGAACGCCAACTATCTGCGCAAGCGCCTGGAGTCCGCCTATCAGCTGGCCTCGGATTCCCCGTGTCTGCACGAGTGTGTGTTTTCCGACCGTTCCTTTCAGCACACCGGGGTCAAGACCCTGGATATCGCCAAGCGCCTGCTCGATTACGGCTTTTACGCCCCGACGATCTATTTCCCGCTGGTGGTCAGCGGAGCGCTGATGATGGAGCCAACCGAAACCGAGACCAAAGAGACGCTCGACGCCTTTGCCGACGCACTGCTGGCCATTGCCCAGGAGGCTCAGGACGAGCCCGAGGCGCTGAAAGCCGCACCGGCCTCAACACCGGTGGGGCGTCTGGATGAAACCCGCGCGGCACGCCGGCCGGTTCTGGCCTGGCGACGTCAGCCCTGA
- the gcvPA gene encoding aminomethyl-transferring glycine dehydrogenase subunit GcvPA — protein MRYIPHTEQDIGSMLRVLGLGSVDELFSHLPDSLRAQAHLALPSGVSEAELRDRLTELADQNPGAVADAVFLGAGAYPHSVPVVVDHIIQRGEFATAYTPYQPEVSQGTLQAVFEFQSLIAALLGLDVANASMYDGASATAEAVLMAKRILPKRSTVLVSRALHPQYRQVMQTYLDGFPGVRLRELAWAEDGRLDHAALERELDENVIGAVVGYPNVFGIIEDVAAVSRAVHHHGGLVISATTESLALGLLKSPGELGADIAVAEGQSLGIPMSYGGPGIGLFACRQPYLRNMPGRLVGETLDHDGRRGFVLTLATREQHIRRQRATSNICTNQGLCALAVTVFLCLMGRQGLRRLARHNVTKSHYARDLLTRPGRCQARFSAPFFNEFVLCVPNAEAVWHRLTAEGFIAGLPLYEWYPELSDCLLVCVTETHTRAAIERLARSLGAGAEAV, from the coding sequence ATGCGCTATATCCCTCACACTGAGCAGGATATCGGCTCCATGCTGAGGGTCCTGGGGCTGGGGTCTGTTGACGAGCTGTTCAGCCATCTGCCGGACAGCCTGCGCGCCCAGGCCCACCTCGCGCTGCCGTCCGGTGTGTCCGAGGCCGAACTTCGGGACCGGCTGACCGAGCTGGCCGACCAGAATCCGGGCGCGGTGGCGGACGCGGTTTTTCTGGGCGCCGGCGCCTACCCCCACAGCGTCCCGGTCGTTGTTGACCACATCATCCAGCGGGGAGAATTTGCCACCGCCTATACCCCGTATCAACCCGAGGTCAGCCAGGGCACGCTGCAGGCGGTGTTCGAGTTCCAATCCCTGATCGCGGCCCTGTTGGGCCTGGATGTCGCCAACGCCAGCATGTATGACGGCGCCTCGGCCACGGCTGAGGCGGTCCTGATGGCTAAACGCATCCTGCCCAAGCGCTCAACCGTGCTGGTCTCCAGAGCCCTCCATCCCCAGTATCGGCAGGTCATGCAGACCTACCTCGACGGCTTCCCCGGCGTCCGGCTGCGCGAGCTGGCGTGGGCCGAAGACGGCCGGCTGGACCACGCGGCGCTGGAGCGCGAGCTGGATGAAAACGTCATTGGGGCAGTCGTCGGCTATCCGAATGTATTCGGCATTATTGAGGATGTGGCGGCTGTCAGCCGGGCGGTGCACCACCACGGTGGCCTGGTCATCAGCGCAACCACCGAGTCGCTGGCGCTGGGGCTGCTCAAGTCGCCGGGCGAGCTTGGGGCGGACATCGCGGTGGCGGAGGGACAGAGCCTGGGGATTCCGATGAGCTATGGCGGGCCGGGCATCGGCCTGTTTGCCTGTCGCCAGCCCTACCTGCGCAACATGCCCGGGCGGCTGGTCGGCGAGACCCTCGATCACGACGGGCGGCGCGGCTTTGTCCTGACCCTGGCGACGCGCGAGCAGCACATTCGTCGCCAGCGGGCGACCTCGAACATCTGTACCAACCAGGGCTTGTGCGCCCTGGCGGTGACGGTCTTCCTGTGCCTGATGGGGCGCCAGGGGCTGCGTCGGCTGGCCCGGCACAACGTCACCAAGAGTCATTATGCCCGAGACCTGTTGACCCGCCCCGGCCGGTGTCAGGCGCGCTTTTCGGCTCCGTTTTTTAATGAGTTCGTGCTGTGCGTGCCAAACGCCGAGGCTGTCTGGCACCGGCTTACGGCCGAGGGGTTCATCGCCGGGCTGCCGCTGTACGAGTGGTACCCAGAGCTGTCCGACTGTCTGCTGGTGTGTGTGACCGAAACGCACACCCGGGCGGCCATCGAGCGGCTGGCCCGCAGCCTTGGGGCTGGCGCCGAGGCCGTGTAA
- the gcvH gene encoding glycine cleavage system protein GcvH: MDVPKELRYSTEHEWVVVEDGIARVGITDYAQDQLGDVVYVELPEVETAVQKEEPFGVIESVKAVSDLFSPVSGTVTEVNIDLPSSPEMVNDDPYGDAWMIRIQVSEPDELEDLMDAEEYLAFVEQERADRED; this comes from the coding sequence ATGGATGTTCCAAAAGAGCTTCGCTATTCAACCGAACATGAGTGGGTGGTTGTCGAGGATGGCATCGCGCGGGTAGGCATCACCGATTACGCCCAGGACCAGCTCGGCGACGTCGTGTATGTCGAACTGCCCGAGGTCGAGACTGCGGTGCAGAAGGAGGAGCCGTTTGGGGTGATTGAGTCGGTCAAAGCCGTATCCGACCTGTTTTCACCGGTGAGCGGAACCGTGACCGAGGTCAATATCGACCTGCCCAGCAGTCCAGAAATGGTGAATGACGACCCGTATGGCGATGCCTGGATGATTCGGATTCAGGTCAGCGAGCCGGATGAACTCGAGGACCTGATGGACGCCGAGGAGTACCTCGCGTTTGTCGAACAAGAGCGGGCCGACCGGGAGGACTAG